CAATCTATTAAATTTACATGTattattaaagtatataattttttcatgTATTTTTAGAAATGCACATACCATATTAAAAATACGTGTAAGAATTAAAAATACGAGAAATACATGTTCTAAAGACACGTATCATGTTATCGGATCGAATTGAAGTTTGGAGGAAAAAACTTTGTACTATTTAGCTGGTATGATGGTTGTCCTGTTGTGACATGATTattgattcttttattttcaaacaCGTGCTGTGTTTGTATTCCAATTCAAGTTGGCCTATTGCCCTGCATAGACCGTAAACAACAGAACAAAACGAAAACTGAATTGGTTGACAGAAACTCTATATTAAACAAATCAAAGTTGGTAACGTTTTTTACGTTACGTACGTATTATCAGCATTTATCTGCTCAATAATTGTTAGTATGATCGATGGTTAATAAATATATCCTAGATTGAATTTGATCGTCCACATGCAATATATAATCATAGTGAAATGGGTAGGCTAAAAGATGGAAGTCCTACAGTCCTACTCGACTTTTGCCTGCTTTCGtcttagtaaaaaataattatttttttctttttcaaaataatgcTGCTTTAATGCTAAAAGCCGGCCACTTGTTGAATCCCACTGTCCAAGAAGCACTCCCCCTCTTGTTCACGTACCAAGATAtaatctatttatatatatatatatatatatatatataaagataggAGAGCTTAACTTAACACtgaagttaaaaaaattttaaaaaaaattaattttttttttttttaattttacatttctattaagatttttttttgttaaatcataacAGAGGGtattaaaatttcttttctttagaaaaaaattcaaagatttaatggaatttgtaaaaatactcacgcttgaatatttgaaatttatatatatatatatatatatatatatatatatatatataaataattaaaaaaacgggtattttgaaattttaataggatttaatgaaaaatcataaCAGGcgtgtgaaattgaaaaaaattgaaagattgatacactaaattaagaatttttaaaattgaaataaataattacaaatgtgaTCTAACTTCAAAAGgataattacaaatatgaacAATTTTAACTTGAAGTTTAGAGAAATAATTGTAAAAAGtgaacaattttaaaatgttaaatgaaattttttcaaattagttgtccgaatttgagagattTCGAGCAAGTGATTGTGAGAATCTACTTATGGCCTGGACCcacctgatcaaataaaaattcagcTGTCAAACCTCTTATTTAGTCAAATGATCTCATAAATGATCTCTCATACTCACCTGTTCAAAATCTTTTAAATTCGaccaaataatttaagaaaatcacTCTTATATTATATAATCTTGTCTTCACAATACTGTCTTTAACGTACATTCATGTCATACGGACCCGGCTTCAATGCTGTAGAACAAAATAACAACATATCTGCTGTTAAAAAACAGACGGCCAAGATGAAATGGGAGAAATTTTAAACACGCGATGTCGTATTTTAAAGTTCATTTAACGTTTCATTCTAACGTCTAATTTTTAAACTAACGTCCAACTTCCTACCACTTAGAACACGAAGCAAAAAAAGGGACCCAGCTAATTATCTCCATGGACGTTGAGCTTGGCAAGCTCCTCCTCCACCCCAACTCGAACCCACCCTACCATAACGTTGTCTTTCGTATGGCTGGCCAACCACCTTTGGCATCCATTCTTTTATTAAACCAACTCATCAAGACATCACACCACCACTAAACTAGTACTCAAATGATGATTTCGTAGTTGAGCAAGGTGGCTCTCAGCTTCACTGCCCACTTGCTCAGAATCCCAGAAAGCATTGCCAGCAGTAGTGAAAGAAATTAATGATTCCTAGTTAAAGATACAAAGGCCTTTGCATGTGGCAAAACCATAATAGAGCTTTTGGTTTTGGTCAAATTGGAAGCTATCTTTTGGGTCTCAATCAGAGAagaaaatttaatcaaataagAGTTCACTAAAATGAGAAAGACGATACACAATGAACTCCACTTTTGGTTGGAGTTTTACCATGATTTGACTCTACAATACACGACACTTTGCTAGTTGCTGCTACTCTactaaacaatatatatagaacaatatTAAACATGACACACACCACACGACACACACCCATAGCACATGTTGTCAATGTGGGCAACCCATCACTTATGCTCTGTTACACTCtgttttttaaagttaaaacaGAGGAACAGGCCGAACTGCTTTTTTACGTGCACCGGTCCTCCTTTGCTCATGGGACAACTCCTCTCCCGCCTCTCTCTACTCCCACGTCAATTATCCCACGTATTTGGGACTGGGTCTTCCTGTACGACGCAACCTATCGCTATTAGTAAAAGAAGAGTGGAAACAAGTGGCACCACAAAATGCAATCATGAATCCAACGAGGTATTTTTTGAAGGCATTTTCCATCTCAACTAAGAGATGGCATCAAGAGTTGTGCTGGTGGGTAAAAGGTTTGCCTGGTTGGCTGTTGTGTTTGCtacgttttatttatttgagcCACGATTTGGTAGAGTTAAAAGTGAGAGTTAGTTCTTCATATGGTTTGGTGATGGTGATCGTACAGATTTTAATAAGCTTGGTTATGCCTCTGATGCTTGAAGCACCGGgctttgttgggtttctttgtGATCGTGGTTTGAGTACTGGCTTGGTAGTGGACCTGACAATGTTGATGAGTTTGGTTCAATGAAAGAGTTGATGCCAAAGGTGGTTGGCCAACCATAAACATCAATGTTTTGGCATGACGGGGTGGCTCCGAAGTTAAGGTGGAGGATGAGCTTGCCAAGCTCAACCATGGAAATCATGAGCTTGGGTCCCTGTTTTACCTTCGTGTTCTGAGTGGTAGGAAGTTGGACGTTAGTTTAAAAATTAGACGGAGACATTAGGTGAATTTTAAAACATGACGTCGTCTACTTAAAATTTTTCTCATTTAATCTTGGTTATCCATTTTTTAACAGCAAATATTATGTGATTTCGTTTTACAGCACTGAAATCGGATCCCATGTCATACACGTGACATCGTTTGGGGTGAATCCACTTTCTTATGGTGTGGTGAAGGCGACAGGCAACGGCTATTGGTCCAAGTGTAACGAGGCATTATTGAACTGCATGTCTTAAACTGTTTGTTGGATACGAAACCATTATGCTCCAATTTCATGTTTGTGCAGCTGTCCACTTTCTAGGTTAGTGGATTCTTTAATTCCAACCTTGAATTTTTAGCCCCCGCAATGGATTTTTCCACAATAATGGAGGACCAAAAACCATTTTAAATGGATAAGGCGATTATAATGATTtcctataatttttaaataaattttaaattttaaaatgatgaGAATTCATGTTCATTCCTTATATTGAACGATTTAGAAAATgctacttattaaaaatgtagtatattattaataaaaatttagtacATTTTTATCAAGTTCATGAGCTTTATGTTATAAAAAAGTTTGGAGTCAAAAAGCTGTTTTCTgatttttaaagaagaaaatgttcaaataaaaaaaaaaaaaaaaaaaacttttgagaGGAACTTTTTTTTGGCTGCTTCaaaaacatgtcacatttttatcatgtaatatttttaaaatcatttttaacatgatctaaaattataaaattatttctatatataaaggATCAACTTCTCTCTGATTAAATATCAACGGGAAAAGAGGCTGATTCCTCATCATAGTGGAGATCTTGTGCCCAGTGCACTTTACCTGTCCCTCGGGTAAAGGTAAACCCGTCCAGATACCttgtgcatttatttatttatttattttatattcaataacGGAAAAAGAATGCCAAGAGGAAGTTCTTTCCTATTCTTTATCGGATTAAAGAGATGAAACAGAGAACTGGGGAGCATTTATTTAATCGTTTTATGTGCGTgtatatacataaatatatatcattTGCATTAATTCcacatttctttatttttctttcagttCAGCTTCCTTTTAACGTTCTATACACGCTACCTTTGtatatctcttttagtgactgtGTGcgaccagagagagagagagatttctggGTTGTTTGTAAGGCATGGCTTCCAAGCTGTTACTGGTCGTGGTGTTTGTGTTGGATCTGATAGCTTTTGCTCTTGCTGTTGCTGCTGAGCAAAGAAGGACCAAAGTGAGTTTGTTCTTGCTTATGAACTTGTTCGTTTCTTAATTTGAAACTGTTTCTTCTTTGACATGTTTTGTGGGGGTTTTGTTAAAGGGGTTGTCTTGGTTTGAGTTACTTCAGTTTCTCTGCTTTAGGATCTGCTGCAAATTAGGGTCACccagtttctaaaaaaaatagaataaaatatgcCCAGTTGCTGAGATAGGTTTATTAAGTATTATGTCTTTCTTGGAAGGTTAGGTCATAGTACATAGTGTTTGCTGAGAATATCTTGCTTTGTAAAAGTCAAGTTAATTTTCTGTCTCAACTCTTTCTGCACTGGATCTGAGATTAACTTCCTTAATATCAGAAATTAGGACAGTTCTACCAATCCTCAATTACAACCTCGGTATGTAACTGCTATATTCTTGAACATGACTAATAAATCATAGCTTATTCCAAAAACTAATAACAAacgatgaatttaattatttaattaacactTTAATATTCCTCATGCATAAGCAGGGGCAGAACCAGGATTTTAGATGAGAGGGGACAAAACTATAAAGAGAAgattttttaggtaaaaaattaatattgtgGGGGTCCAACTCATGAAGAAACATAAAATTTTAGAGTGGCTAGTGCCCCCCCTAAGGGTAGTTCTGCCCCATGTAAGCTTAAACTTTTCCTCCGCAAGTGAGGTTCAACGCATAAAATATTTGACTGAAATAGTAAAATCAtgatgttaaatcatcactttcCAAAAgcttcaattaataaaaaattgtgaatttaattatttaattaatacttcaataagaaaaatgatacaaaGAAGATTTATtcgatgtgtgtgtgtgtacagcATGCCTTCGGCTTATGGGTTGCGGTTGAGATAGGTCTTAGCCTCAACTCTTAACAATCACAAAGAAAATTGATAGATTAGAAACATAGAGCCCATTATGATATACAGTCGTCAACACTGCCTTGCCAAAGGCTCTTAATGGTTTTGACTTTTGACCTCAGGGTACAGTTTGAATTTAGGCATGGATCCAAACCAAACTGGGGAACAGATTCTTACATCAATTAATTTGTTGGGTTGTGGGAGATTTAgtaaactttctttttttgcgGAAAATAGGGCATTtaatatattagtaaattaCTATGAAGCCAGTAAGCAAATAGGGAATCCATAGGTATTTGAACcaaattattaagaaaaaaataagccGAATATTTGATGGAGAAACGGGGAATCCTTTTAAACAACCTGTAATAATAGGAAAGCTATATATCTTGAAATTAATTCATCAAGTTGATGATAATTTGCACATAAATTTGGCCATTATAACATTCTcatgattttaaaaatgcatggaCGTTTCAATAGACATTAAGCACTTGTTACACAGCAACCCCGTAGAGGAAGGGCTAAGCAAGTAGGAAAAGATAATGCAATTCAAAAGATATGTATAGAGTTGGAGCAGCCATGCCAATGTATATTTTGTACATTGCTTCATCTTTGTTTTCAATACGCTTCAACATCAGTATCTTATCCTTGTCAAATCACCTGCTGTCCCAAAAGTTTGAGCTTATaagaaatggtaaatttaatcatttaattgatttttaacaCTCCCTCTCAATAAATAAGGCCTGagacataaaatatttagttgaaatagagaGAATCGTAGAGTCTAGTTTTGATCTTAATACCTCTGTTTTGATATCATGTTTAATCATCAGTTGTCTCAAATGCTTAAACTTATAGGAGATgataaatttagtcatttaattaatgttCGAACAATCCTCCATCCGCTTACCTTCTGATATAATGGAAGGTGAGTGAAGAGAAGAggagcatcttcttctcccttgaAATCCTTGAATCTGCAAGGAGAGAAGATTATCATCTCATCTAGTCTTTAGTTAACATTGACAAGAGTCGCAATATATTGTACTTGCTGTTTGACATCAAATTGTACTGGTAGGAAACACATTATAAAagttaaatagaataataaaatctGGCTACTCTTTCATTTGGAAGATCATAAGTTGCAATACTTCAAATGATACCCTGAAATACTGAAACATACTGAATATGAATATGCTTGAATTTGAGTGAACTAAGGGACAAAAAAGAAGTGGGTTTTTTTTGGTGTTCATATCGTAGTTTCTTGTGTCTTGTCTTCAGTTTGGGGATGAATTTCCAGGATGTTTGGCATACAAATATCATTGACTCTGTTTTGTTGTTCCTGCACACCCaccaaattttctttctttttttgtttctctcttgAGAGGGGTGTACCAGTGGTTTGACGCAATGTTAACAGCAGTTGCAGACCCAAAAATTAAAACCCAGAGTTTGTTAAAATGGACTCATCTACCTGCTTGTGAGCAATTGGAAACCGGGATAGATTTTGTGTACTCTTGTAGGAGAAGGTCCTAACTCAACTGTTGCTTTCTTCTGACAGGCCCAACTAACAACAGATGGACAATTCAATTATTGTGTTTATGATTCTGACATCGCAACCGGGTTTGGTGTGGGGTCCTTCCTGTTCCTACTGGCTAGCCAAATCCTGATAGTGGTGGCTAGTCGTTGCTTGTGCTGCGGAAAAGCTTTGAGACCAAGTGGCGCCAGGGCATGGGCCATTTGCTTATTTATCACTTGCTGGTACGTGCTTACCAACATATTTATATTGAAGGATTTGGTCTTGCTCACAGATATGACTTCGTTTAAATATACAAAATCTACAATGGCTTGATGAGCCTTAGTGTGCTTCTGAATTTTGTTCAAGAAATGTACTATAGTTATTTTTTACgacacctaagccaaatccttaTTCCAAAGACCGacttgtatttatatttcaggGTGACATTCGCCATTGCTGAGGCGTGCTTACTGGCTGGTTCTGTGAGGAATGCATACCACACCAAGTACAGGACTGTCTTGAAAAGCAATCCTTCATGCGAGAATTTGAGAAAGGGAGTCTTTGGGGCTGGGGCTGCTTTCGTGGTCTTGACAGGGATATTCTCCGAACTTTATTATGTTAGCTATTCCAAGGCTAACGATGATAAGGCTCTCTATGCCAGGGACGCTGGTGTGAGGATGGGGAACCTATAGTTGACCTCTCTTAGAGAGAGACTTAGATTCTAATATGTAATGGTTCACTTAATTGGTTTTTTATATCTTAAATATTGAAACAAATTTAGCTAATTATGTTATTGGGTATGCATATCTACGTGTGATATGGAGTTTGCGTGGGGATTTTACTGAGTAGGCCTGTTTTTGGCTTGGTACATGTTCTGTTAAGCCCCCAAACATTGTGCTAGTATAATGGCTTTTGTACATCAGAGAAACTCTTTTAAACTTGTCAAAGAAAAGAGGAGGAATTAGTTCGAGCACCCACctaaatttgaataatatttgtGACATCCCAGAAAGCTAATCCCATATTGGGATGATGAATTGCCAACAGCCTGCTTTCGAGCTGACAATTCTGATAACTCTAGAGTATTATTTGCTTGAAGTGCAACCATCTCTTCTTCCATTGCTTTCCTCCTCCGAGCATGGGAGGTTCTTGCCAGGAACTATTAAGCTCCCCTCTCGGCTATAGGGGAAGACATTTCATGGCAGCTTTATGTGGTCCTTTGAAAGTGTCGGTGCGAACTCAGGTGAAGATGTCTTAGCTAGGGGCGAGATTGTTGGTTGCTTTGAGGAAAACATTAACTATATTGACTGAGTGAATTATGAAAGTgctcatgagtgttaagtccctttgaaaatgaaagaaatcaacggTATTTGCTTATCAAcgccctttttctttttctgtttcttttttttctctcgccATGCTTATTCTGCATCCAAAAAAAAAGCCCCCATTTTTGTTTCTCTGAAGACACCAAGAAGCCCATCAACGTTGCTACCTTGAATACTCTTTTACTTTCCCCAATCTAATGCATAGGTAGGAGACTTATTTTTTTGATTCCACGTTGAAATTATTGTACCTATGACTGGACATGCATTTAGGTATCTATTTAGAGTTGATGGGTTATGCTATAATTCATGAATAAGTTGGTCCATACCTTCTGGGCTTCTTTTTTCTGATGATCTATTTAGGCCTTGACTTTGAACAGATACCTCCAAATGGGCAAACAGAAAATAGTAACGACTGAATTATTTGCAATCTGACTTTGAGCCTTAGCCAAACTGGTCCCCCTAAACATGTTTAGTTAAATTGCAAAGACCTGAAGGTTTCTGAATCCTACTGATCAAGACACCATCGAATTCACAAAGGCATAGGCATTGTTCATTGTCTTGCCTCactttttctcattaatttttcTATCACCAATGCTATTCAGTAGATTGTTATATAACTGTCATATAACTAGAATGATGTgaagtaattttagaagtcactCTTGTGTCCTTCCAAGAATGATGTGGCGTTTAAAATCAcaacttgatcaaaattcaacagtgatcaatcacaagctcaatgatgattttaaaagctacattattcttggagggacacaagagtgacaaaaaagtgacttctagcattacttagATGATGTGACACAAAAAATCAGGTTTTGAATCAATAAGGACTTGTAAAAAGAATAATCATGGactaattttcactgtcacatcaTCCCAATCATATAACAGTCTTATAGAATCAAAATaacctttctctttttctatgCAAATCAAAACATCAGAAATCACTTTTCTTCAGTGCACAAACAGACGTCAGCCCTTTGCGCAAGTTCTCATCCCCAGcctaggatcctctccagttgggAAGAGCTGATTCCTTATAATATGAGGGTAGAATTGTAATTTCACATTTTATTTGGACAATTCTATCCGTATATTATAAGGAACCAGCTCCTCTTCAGTTGCATTCAACTAGAGAGGATCCTCGTCCCTCATCCCTCGTGTGGCTGGAAACTATTCAATTAGAAGCTCATAGAACCAAATAATTGCAAAATATGTTCGCTAATGGGGCAGGATGGTTGTTGCAACTAGGTTAAACccctagaatttttttattttttgtttaaaaaataaaaataaaaatggctaTGACAATTGTTTAGTGCGTGGTAATTTTCCTGAGGAAATCAAGTTTATGACCAAacggtttatttttttttcccatcgcAACATCACTGAAGACGTCTATGACTATGAGATCATGAATCTCTCAACAAGATATTCGATGATCTATGCTTCACAAAGTTGAATCTAACCAAGTAATGAGAATTATACCTTTGCGGTGGCGAGAGGCGGCCGGATCGCCCTTTCGGCCTTTCATCTAACAGTGTCTCCGGCCTGATTGTTGGAAGTGTACGTTAATAATTGAAGGTGAGAACCTTAACCCTCTCTGCCATTAAATAAGCTCCCTAGCTAACCATCAaggaaaccctaaccctaaggatATTTGTGTTCCATAACCATTAATGAATAAAATGTGTTCCATATTTATACAACGGTATGCTTGtgggacaaggatcctctccgtTGCTTAAGCTATAATGCAGGTAATAAATGATTATATTAATTGAAACATAGTCGACATATATATGATCTTGCTTGATGAACCCATTTATTGAATGTCCCGGGTCTatttgctcatttttttttacttttaaccCATTTATTTGTTTCGACCTaaaatgtttttatataatcttaAAAGTTgcgaagaaaaaagagagacgGCGAAGTGGAACTATAGAGAAGCAGCAGAGTGTGTGAGAATAGAAGgcttttgaaaatatgattgaGATCCAATGCAATTGTCTACCCATAGCATTTGTCATTTGGACAGACAACTATGAGTAGACTCTTGTGGGGCCCACCTGCCAGATACTAGGGCAGGTAGGCCCCTTAAGGGGGTCCGATCTCATAATTGCTTGTTCTGGGGTATGGAAGAGcggcaaaaaattatttacgcaTGTATATGAGAAGCATAAACCATGCAATATTTTACGCCTCGgttattttttttggtcaactgaagacattgtcaggttgaccaatatttttcgccgaaacaaacagagagTTGAGGAGGTCGAATTTAGGGGAGGCACCACTCACAAGCTTGGGGTACTTACCACCctgacaattttaaaaattcattctagttttatttatttatttattttgagatataccccccaaaattaatttgttactCTTCAAAAAGTCTCTTTAAGTTTGCTACAAAACTGAATTTGTACACAAGAAATCCTCCCTAATGTAGGGGGTTCAAGTTCAACCATTGAAGCCGGCCTATCGCAAATAATACAAGGACAGAGGAACACACCTTGGAATGGTGGCCCCCAAAATGCACATGCTCAGTTAAACTGGAAGGGGAGGCCGATCGAGTCATGACAGAAATTTTAGTGCTCAAACTAAGAGCCTGTCAAACCGTCTAAACCACAATATGATTCCAGATGaaaacaatattatatatatatatatatatagagagagagagagagagagagagagagagagagagaactactTTACAACGAAAATACCATCAAGACGAGGAAAGAATGATTCTCAACAAGTGGTCACGAATCATgagcaaacaaataaaatccATCCAATATCATTCAAATTAGATCAGTCCTGCTGGAGACCCCATTACTCTGATCATCCTGATGATCATAAAGCACCCAAAATTCTAACAACATGATCTATGGCGAAGAAGGAAACTAAGCTGTCATACATTCACAGGATAGTACTATTCCATCGGATCGAGGAAATTAAAGACAGACAGGGACAGAAAGAGTTACAGATGGACACCTTAATTAGCCTGAAGCTGAAACTAATAAGGACAACTTCAAACAGTCTACATCTCCCTATAACACTTGCATATTGAGAGAGGCTATAGAGTTTATCACCTGGaattaaacgaaaaaaaaaaaaactgtgacATTGAAAGAGAACCAACTTTTATCACACATAAACACCACATTGAAATTACATACTTATAGACACTGCTAACATGGTTAAACTCCTTTATGGTTTGATTTCAGAATCATCCCAAGGTAGATTGAGATCAGTGGAGGCAAAGGGGTCAATATCCTCCCAATTCCAGTAAGTTGATATGTCCATGCCACTGGTTGTTGTGGGTATTTGCCATGGCTGAGTGGCAGTGCTGCTTGTGTTGGCCATGATGCTGGTAATGGTTGGCTCCTGGACCTCCTTGGTATTGATTTCTTCAGAGTAATTATAAACGTTTGAGGAGGGGAAAGAAGCTGAAACTGAGAATGGATTTGTGTTAAAAGAGCTCGAGCTAGAGAAGGGAAACTGTATGTTTTGGTCCACAGAAAGAGGCAGAGTTGAACCCAAACAGatgttgctgttgttgttgccAGAGTTGATCAGATTCTTCTGCGGCAGAGAAGAGGGCGGACGAAGCAACGACTGGTACAGAATTTCAGACATGCACGATCTCTGATCACCAAGTGGAACAGGAAGGGTCTGCCTCTGGTGCTGACCTTGAATTGCCTCCATGGTATTGCTGGTGGTGGCTGCTGTGCTGGCAGATGCCGCGGCGGTCGCCTTCTTTATCCTCTTATTCTTGCGGCCGCCGCCAACAGGAACGTTGCGTAGAGTTCCGCCCTTAGTCCAGTGCCTTTTACAAGTTCTGCAAAAATGGCGAGGCTGGGACTTGTTGTAGTTGTTGTAGTAACAGAACTTTGTGTTCGCAGAATCACACCTTGGACACTTCAATGGCTCGGATTGCTGCTGCTGATTTTGTTGCTGTTGCCGCCTCAGTGGAGGTTTTGGCAGCTCCTGCAACAAGTTCTGGGTCCAATCAAGCCCATCACTAGAAACCTGCTTAGAACTCAACCCCATCTCTTAAAAACAAACCTAAAAACAAGCAAAGATATCTTCTAACTGAGAATCTCAGGgaaaacccaaaaccaaaaaaaaaatagtacttTCTAGCCTTTGGATCGAGGAGCAACAAGAGAGATCAATCTGAAGAAAAGCAAGAGGATGAGATTGTTGCTTATAAACCAAACAGTCTGCTGCTGTGAGGAAATCGATGAGTGAACAATCTTGTTAGATTCAAGGGAATGCCTAGGAAGTTGGTGAGAAGCAAGCATGTCTCTGAGTCTCTATTCTTTTTATCTAAGCTCTCTAAAGCAACAGCCCCTATGTATCTATGGCTTTCAATAATCCCTGAAGAAGGAACAATAATTATAGCATGAATAAAAGATAATAATCAAAATTACTCGAGCTAATCTTGTATGGGCCAAGAGGGTTGTGATTGATACGTGTGGGGGCGTACTAGTGGTGGCAAACCTATTGAATTATGCAGCTTTGGTGACAACTCAATTTTATAGCAGGAAGGAAGACTCAAGGAAATAAGGGAGGAGAGAGAGTTGCTTAGCCCCTAAGTGTTGGTAACGCGTGGATGGACCTACACCGTTGATAGTGGCCTCGTGTTCTTGGGTTGAAAAAGAACGTAGATGTGCATGCCCtgataaaaagtattttaagcAGACTTCACCATTGAGTATAAAGTTGGCACCAAGGAATGCAAGTACACTACACTCCATGGGCTCATCTTTTTTTCGCTAAAATTATATAATTGTTTCTTGGAAAATGCTCTTGACTTATTACTCTCTTTTTactgtaatttatttatttatttatttatttttagacgAACGTGAAactttcattaaacatttaaaataagTACAAATCACCATCAACAGAATAACACCATTAAGGTGTGTAGCCAAGTTCAGACCAAACTgtaatcatta
This DNA window, taken from Alnus glutinosa chromosome 5, dhAlnGlut1.1, whole genome shotgun sequence, encodes the following:
- the LOC133868361 gene encoding uncharacterized protein LOC133868361, yielding MASKLLLVVVFVLDLIAFALAVAAEQRRTKAQLTTDGQFNYCVYDSDIATGFGVGSFLFLLASQILIVVASRCLCCGKALRPSGARAWAICLFITCWVTFAIAEACLLAGSVRNAYHTKYRTVLKSNPSCENLRKGVFGAGAAFVVLTGIFSELYYVSYSKANDDKALYARDAGVRMGNL
- the LOC133868362 gene encoding dof zinc finger protein DOF1.4-like, which gives rise to MLASHQLPRHSLESNKIVHSSISSQQQTVWFISNNLILLLFFRLISLVSSDGLDWTQNLLQELPKPPLRRQQQQNQQQQSEPLKCPRCDSANTKFCYYNNYNKSQPRHFCRTCKRHWTKGGTLRNVPVGGGRKNKRIKKATAAASASTAATTSNTMEAIQGQHQRQTLPVPLGDQRSCMSEILYQSLLRPPSSLPQKNLINSGNNNSNICLGSTLPLSVDQNIQFPFSSSSSFNTNPFSVSASFPSSNVYNYSEEINTKEVQEPTITSIMANTSSTATQPWQIPTTTSGMDISTYWNWEDIDPFASTDLNLPWDDSEIKP